The following coding sequences lie in one Flavobacterium sediminis genomic window:
- a CDS encoding DUF3871 family protein: protein MELVTTRQEGIVVEESQIVKSHPKRNFIEANTIQVDINHLKDECIIPVFAKDNETTISHYQFINTTKSAIKEILDYQGDLIPDIRVSHIIKGRVPSAIGKPAKELLEKEKTIYYERMAFLFEIPQISEEVNGNKLNLCIGGVRAYNQENLFSKKSIEKFKVFIGFQNTICTNLCISTDGLLSDLRVSSVEELKKSIIQLVNEYDRKEHLIEMKKLNDFYLSESQFAHLIGKMKLFSHLEKGHKKTLFPLMINDSQINIIVKDYHFDKYFSKKDNKISLWSLYNLFTEANKSTYIDSNLERNVNACEFMKYIGNLLKNNHSNYFLHNNIIAF, encoded by the coding sequence ATGGAATTAGTTACTACAAGACAAGAAGGGATTGTGGTTGAAGAATCACAAATTGTAAAATCACATCCTAAAAGAAATTTCATAGAAGCAAATACTATACAAGTTGACATAAATCATTTAAAAGATGAATGTATTATACCTGTATTTGCAAAAGATAATGAAACAACCATTTCCCATTATCAGTTTATTAATACAACTAAAAGTGCGATTAAAGAAATATTAGATTACCAAGGCGATTTAATACCAGATATTAGGGTCAGTCATATAATTAAAGGTAGAGTTCCAAGTGCCATTGGTAAACCCGCAAAAGAACTTTTAGAAAAAGAAAAAACCATTTACTATGAGAGAATGGCTTTTTTGTTTGAAATCCCTCAAATATCCGAAGAAGTTAATGGTAATAAACTCAATCTCTGTATCGGAGGTGTTAGAGCTTATAATCAAGAAAATCTTTTTAGTAAAAAAAGTATTGAGAAATTTAAAGTCTTCATTGGGTTTCAAAATACTATTTGCACAAATCTATGCATTTCAACAGATGGCTTGTTATCGGATTTGAGAGTTTCTTCAGTTGAAGAATTGAAGAAATCCATTATACAATTGGTTAATGAATATGACAGGAAAGAGCATTTAATAGAAATGAAAAAATTGAATGATTTCTATTTATCAGAAAGTCAATTCGCTCATCTTATTGGTAAAATGAAATTATTTTCTCATTTAGAAAAAGGACATAAAAAGACATTATTCCCATTAATGATTAATGACTCGCAGATAAATATAATAGTAAAAGATTATCATTTTGACAAGTATTTTTCTAAAAAGGATAATAAAATTTCTTTATGGAGTCTATATAATTTATTTACCGAAGCAAATAAAAGCACTTACATTGATTCTAATTTAGAACGAAATGTAAATGCGTGTGAGTTTATGAAATATATAGGGAATTTGCTTAAAAATAACCATTCAAATTACTTCTTACATAATAATATAATAGCGTTTTAG
- a CDS encoding NUMOD1 domain-containing DNA-binding protein codes for MMIEGIIYRATNTINGEVYIGATTQKLSERKKDHINKINKEYGHKFHKALGEYGCENFVWEEIDTATNLNELALKESDYIEKYDSFNNGYNSDRGGGFKKIIYQFNLTGELITTFKSLAEASKSADIPVSSISKACTGDRNTCDGYYWNYTATFNIKEDKRRNKVEQYSLENEYLNSFDSILEASKITGVNNSSIAKCRRGERNKAGNFIWKLSD; via the coding sequence ATGATGATAGAAGGAATAATTTACAGAGCAACAAATACGATTAATGGTGAAGTTTACATAGGAGCAACAACTCAAAAATTGAGTGAACGTAAAAAAGACCATATTAATAAAATTAATAAAGAATATGGTCATAAATTCCATAAAGCGTTAGGAGAATATGGGTGTGAGAATTTTGTTTGGGAAGAAATTGATACAGCGACTAATTTAAATGAATTAGCACTTAAGGAGTCAGATTATATTGAAAAATACGACTCGTTTAATAATGGTTATAATTCTGATAGGGGAGGAGGCTTTAAAAAGATTATTTATCAATTTAATTTAACTGGGGAATTAATTACAACATTTAAGTCATTAGCCGAAGCCTCAAAATCTGCTGATATTCCAGTTTCTTCAATTAGTAAGGCTTGTACAGGTGATAGGAACACATGTGATGGTTATTATTGGAATTATACAGCAACATTTAATATTAAAGAAGACAAAAGAAGAAATAAAGTTGAACAATATTCTTTAGAGAATGAATATTTAAATTCGTTTGATTCAATTTTAGAAGCTTCAAAAATTACTGGAGTTAACAATAGTTCTATTGCAAAATGCCGTAGAGGAGAAAGAAATAAGGCAGGAAACTTTATTTGGAAATTGTCTGACTAA